AGCCAGCGCGCCAAGCTGATCGACGCGGGTCTGACCACAGTCGCCGAGCTGGCCGAGCACACCGGCCCGGTTGCTGGCATGTCCGCTCGTGCGGTGGCCGCCCTAGTCGCCCAGGCCAGGCTGCAGGTCCGCGAACGCGATACCGGTACACCGCAATTCGAGGTCGCCGACCCGCAGCCGCTGACCCTGCTTCCCAATCCCGACCCGGGTGACCTGTTCTTCGACTTCGAGGGTGACCCGCTGTGGACCGCCGACGGTGTCGACTGGGGCCTGGAGTATCTATTCGGCGTGCTGGAAGGGGGCAAGGCGCCTGCCTTCCATCCGCTGTGGGCGCATGACCGCCGTGCGGAGCGCAAGGCGCTCGTCGAGTTTCTTGCACTAGTAGCCAAGCGCCGCAAGCGTTTTCCGAACATGCACGTCTACCACTACGCCGCGTACGAGAAGACGGCGCTGCTGCGCTTGGCCGGACGCCACGGCGTCGGAGAAGACGCCGTCGACGACTTGCTGCGCAGCGGCACACTGGTCGATCTGTATCCCGTTGTGCGCAAGAGCATCCGCACCGGCAGCGAGTCGCTGAGCCTCAAGGCCTTGGAGCCGCTGTACATGGGATCACGACTGCGCTCGGGTGACGTGACCAATGCGGCCGACTCGATCACCCAGTACGCGCGGTACACGGAATTGCGCGGCAACGGCAACCTCGACGAGGCGGCGGCGGTGCTGAAGGAGATCGAGGGCTACAACCAGTACGACTGCGAGTCGACCCGCGAGCTGCGCGACTGGCTGCTGATCCAGGCCTTCGAGAACGGTGTCACCCCGATTGGGGCCCAACCCGTCGGGGACGGCGGGGCCATCGAGGCAGCCGACCAGATCGCGGAGAAGCTGCAGAAATTCAGCGGCGACCCGACGACCGGCAACCGCAGCCGCGAGCAGACGGCTGTCGCGCTAATGTCGGCAGCGCGCGGCTTCCACCGCCGGGAGGACAAACCGTTCTGGTGGGCGCATTTCGACCGGTTGAACTATCCCGTCGACGAATGGGCCGACCAGACCGACGTATTCATCGTCAGCGAAGCGGACATCGCTGTCGACTGGAACCAACCGCCCAGGGCCCGCAAGATGCAGCGCCGAGTCCAGTTGACCGGCGAGTTGGCCCGCGGCGCGCTCAACGCAAAGGTGTTCGCGCTCTACGAGCCTCCCGCCCCGCCCGGTCTGTCCGACAACCCCGACCGGCGGGCGGCCGGTCACGCCGAAGTTGTGGAATACGACGACCCGACCGTGCCGACGTCGGTGGTGATCTGCGAGCGAACCCCATCCGACGGCAACACCTTTCAGCAAATGCCGTTTGCGCTGACCCCGGGCGGTCCGGTCAACACCAAGCCGCTGCGCGAGGCCATCGAGACCGCGACGGCCGCCGTCGCAGCGGGACTGCCGCAACTCCCCCAGACCGCGGTGTTCGACATCCTGCAGCGCCGACCACCGCGAACTCGCAGCGGCAAAGCCCTTCCCCGAAGCGGCGACACCATCACCGACATCACCGCCGCGCTGCGGGATCTCGAAGCGTCCTACGTCGCGGTGCACGGCCCGCCCGGGACCGGCAAGACCTACACCGCGGCTCGGGTGATCACCCGGCTGGTCACCGATCATGGTTGGCGCATCGGCGTCGTCGCACAATCACATGCGGTAGTCGAAAATCTGTTGCAGGGCACCATCACAGCCGGCATCGACCCGTCGCGCGTGGCCAAGAAAGGCGACCGCCCCGGCGCCGCGTGGCAGCAGATCAGCGAGCACGACTACTCCCCATTCGTCACCGGCACACCAGGATGCGTGATCGGCGGAACCGCTTGGGACTTCGCGAATCCCGGCCGGGTGCCACCCGCCAGCCTGGATCTGTTGGTGATCGACGAGGCCGGCCAGTTCTGTCTCGCCAACACGATCGCCGTGGCCGCTTCGGCGAAAAACCTGCTGCTGCTTGGGGATCCGCAACAGCTGCCACAGGTCAGCCAAGGCACCCATCCCGAACCGGTCGACGGCTCCGCGCTGGGCTGGCTGGTCGAAGAGCACCGCACCCTGCCCACCGAGCGCGGCTACTTCCTGGACCGCACCCACCGCATGCATCCCGCGGTGTGTGCGCCGGTATCGGCGCTGGCGTATGAGGGCCGACTACAGCCCTACGACAAAGTCACCGCCGCCCGGCGGCTGGACGGGTATCCCCCCGGCGTGCACGTGCTTCGCGTCGCCCACGAAGGCAACGCGACCGAGAGCCCGGAAGAGGCGGAGGCCATTGCGGGGCTGATCATGTCGCTGGTCGGCCGGGCCTGGACGACCGAAGAAGGCACCCGGCCGTTGACCCCCGCCGACGTCTTGGTGCTGGCTCCCTACAACGCACAGGTCGTGCTGCTGCGTCAGCACTTGGCCGCAGCTGGACTCGGCGATGTCCGGGTCGGAACCGTCGATAAATTCCAGGGCGCCGAGGCGCCGGTAGCCATCGCCTCGATGACGGCGTCGTCCGTCGACGACCTTCCCCGCGGAATGTCGTTTCTGCTCAACCGGAACCGCCTCAACGTGGCGATCAGCCGGGCACAGTACGCCGCTGTCATCGTGCGCGCTGACGCGCTGACCGAATACCTGCCGTCGGCCCCGAGCGGGCTCGTCGAACTCGGCGCATTCCTGGCGTTGAGCGGGCCTAAGACCTAGGGCGCCGGCGCGGACCGTCGGGTGGCTGGCGGCCGTAGTCGTCAACTCGAGTGTCGTGGAATCTCGACCCGCCATAGGTGTCGATGTCGTCGAAGAACGCTTCGTCGGGGTCGGGGCGTCGCTGATCCGGCGGCCGGTAGTCCTGGGTGCGCGAGCGACCCTCGTCGTCGTGAAAGCCGTTGCCAACAAGGCCTATCGGCTGGATCTCCGTGGTCGCCGTCATGTCGTCGAGCTGGCCGCGCCACGACTCGGCCGGCGTCAGCTTACGGCGCGGCGGCGCCGCATTGGGCGCCGGCGACAGCGTGTACTCGACGTAGTCGTCGTCATCGTCGAAGCCGTCCCGGTAACCGTCGGGGCCGCTAGCGAATCCGTCGGCGGCGCTGGGTCGCACCCGCACTCGCCGGGCCGGCGCGTCGGGCCCGTCCGCTCGCGGAGTCGGCTCGTCGTCGCCCGCCGGGCCGGCGCCTCCGACCAGGAACACGGCCGCGACGATCCCGAACAGCGCGACGAACGCCGGCAACAGCATCGACTGTGACATCGCGTCGGCGAACGGCACGCGCAGGAACGGCGGCATCTCCAGGTTCCCGCCGGGCCCCCCCGGCGGCGCTGATCCGCCGTCGGCCATCGGCCCTAAGGCCGCGGTGATCCGCGACGTCATGAACGACGCCATCCCGGCGCTGCCCAGCACGGCACCGACCTGGCGCGTCGCGTTGAAAACACCGGAGCTGGCGCCGGCGAACCGCTGGGGCAGGTTACGGGTCGCGGTCGCGGTGATCGGCGCCCAGATGAACGCCATCGCGACGCCCAGCGCGAAGAACGGCAGCACCAACTCCCAGATCGGGGTCGATGCCTTCATGACGATTGACAGCCAGGTCAGGCCGATTGCCAGGGCCGAAAAGCCGAAGCCGACCACCGGCCGCGGATGCGACCGGTCGACGAGCTTGCCGGCCAGCGGCGCGAGCACCCCGCTGGTGATCGCCATCGGCGCGGTCAGCAGCGCCGAGCGGGTGGGCGACAACCCGCAGACCGCCTGGGCGTAGAACATCAGCGGCAGGATCATCCCGGTGGCCGCGAAGGCGATGACCACCGCCGCGGCATTGCACAGGCTGAAGTCGCGGACACGGAAGATGTCCAGCGGAATCAGCGGCTCGATCTTGCTGATCGACTGCCAGTAGACGAACGCGGTCATGAAGCCGACGCCGGCGACCAGCACGGCCCAGATCCACGGCGCCCAGTCGTGGGACTGACCCTCCTGCAGCGAAAACACGATCAGGAACATCCCGATCCCAGACAAAGCCACCCCGATCAGGTCGAAGCGGTGCTTGCTGGTGCTCAGATCAGGGATCAGCCAGAACGCCAGCCCAAGACCGATGATCCCGATCGGAACGTTGACGAAAAAGATCCAGGCCCAGCCCATCGAGTCGACAAGCACGCCGCCGGCCAGGGGGCCGACCAGGGTGGCCACGCCCGCGGTGGCGCCCCACAGGCTCATCGCGACCCCGCGACGCTCGACCGGGAAGATGCGGGTGATCAGCGACAGCGTCTGCGGGCTCATCACCGCGGCGCCGATGCCCTGGGCCACCCGGGCGGTGATCAGCATGCCGATGGTGCTTGACAGCCCACACCACAGCGAAGCGGCGGTGAAGACGGCCAGACCGATCAGATACAGATTCTTCGGGCCGAACCGGTCACCCAGCCGGCCGGCGACGAGCAGCGGGACCGCGTACGCCAGCAGGTAGGCACTGGTCACCCAGATCACGGTGTCGTAGCTGGTGCCGAGCTTGACCATGATGCTCGGGTTGGCGACCGCCACGATCGTGGAGTCGAGCAGGATCATGAAGAAGCCGACCATCATCGCCCACAGCGCGTGCCACGGGTTCACCTCGCCGGCGCGCTGCGCCGGAGGCGGGCCGTCGCCCCGTCGTTGACGAGCGGTCGCCGTGGTCATAGCTCTACCTCGTTCGTTTCCTCCGGCTGCGGTCGAAGGCCACTGGATACCCGGCTTCCGCTTCCGCGTTCAGGGTATCGATCCCGGCCCGCGCGACGCGATACAGCGACGGGTTACCCAACGTGATGGGCTGGTAGGCCATCGACTGTCCGTAATGGCTGGCGAGCCGCCGACGCGTCGTCGGGCCGAGCGTGATCCCGCCGGTAATTCCGGATTATTCCCAAGCGGCCAATCCTGTGGACACCTGGCCCCACGTTTGCCGACACCCGCGTTAGCCTGGAAGGACACCCGGGGAGGAACCGGGCCATCCAATCCGGAGGCATCCATGAGCGCCCGACGCAACCGGTCATCGGCCGATTCGTTGCCCGCTAACAGCGAGGGGAAGCCCAAACGGTCGGCGCGCGCGTTGGCCAGCATCATCGAGCGCAGCTCCCGCATCCAGGGGCCCGCCGCGGCCGCCTACGTCGAAAGGCTGCGCCGTGCGGACCCCGAGGCCGGTCCGGGCGCGGTCGTCGCCAAGCTCGAGAAGCGTTACGTGGCCGCGGTCACGGCTAGCGGAGCGGCGGTCGGCTCGACTGCGGTGCTGCCAGGGCTGGGCACGCTGGCCGCGCTCTCCGCGGCCGCCGGCGAGACCGCGGTGTTCCTCGAGGCGACGGCGTTCTACGCGCTGGCAATCGCCTCGGTGTACGGAGTTGCGACCGACGAGCGGGAACGCCGACGAGCACTGGTGCTGTCGGTGCTGGTCGGCGACGACAGCAAGCAGGCGATGACCGAGCTGATCGGCGGCGGCCGCACCAGCGGAGCGTGGCTGTCCGAAGGTGTAGCGTCGCTGCCGATGCCGGCCTTGGCCCAGCTGAACTCTCGGCTGCTCAAGCGCGCCGTGCGACGGTTCACGCTGCGCCGCAGCGCGCTGCTGTTCGGCAAGGTCCTGCCAGTCGGCGTCGGCGCCGTGATCGGCGCGATCGGCAACCGGCTGGCGGGCAAGAAGATCGTGCGCAACGCCCGCAAGGCGTTCGGGACGCCGCCGGCTAAGTGGCCGGTGACACTGCACCTGTTGCCCACGGTTTCCGACGCCGGCTGAGCGCGCGGTAACGGCAAACCCGAGCCCGACGAAGTCACATGGCGGAACGGCGGCGAAGGGTTAGCCTTTATGACGGGGCCTGCCGAAGCCGCACGTCCGGGCAAGTAACGCGCACGAGAAGAGGAATCGAGGCGAGCAGCTGCTGTGAGCAGTATCAGTTCACCCTTCGGCCAGAACGAGTGGCTGGTCGAGGAGATGTACCGCAAGTACCGCGACGACCCCTCTTCGGTCGACCCGAGCTGGCACGAGTTCTTAGCCGACTACAACCCCGAGTCGACGAATGAAACTCCGGCCGAAGTGAAGCCGGCCGCGCCGCCGCCCGCTACTTCCCCGCAACCGCCCGCTGCTCCCCCGCAACCGACCCCCGCCGTCGCCACGGCCGCGTCCGGCAACGGCGCACGCACCACTGCACAGCCGGCCCCGCAGGCTCCGGCGCCCAAGCCGTCCGGGCCACCGCCCGCCGAAGGCGACGAGCTTCAGGTGCTGCGCGGCGCGGCCGCCGCCGTGGTCAAGAACATGTCGCAGTCGCTCGACCTGCCCACGGCGACCAGCGTTCGGGCCATCCCGGCCAAGCTGATGATCGACAACCGCGTCGTGATCAACAATCAGCTCAAACGCACCCGCGGCGGCAAGGTGTCGTTCACCCACATCCTGGGCTACGCGCTGGTCCAGGCACTCAAGAGCTTCCCGAACATGAACCGGCACTATGCCGAGATCGACGGCAAACCCAACGCGGTCACGCCGGCGCACATCAACTTGGGCTTGGCGATCGACCTGCAGGGCAAGGACGGCAAGCGGGCACTGGTCGTCGCGGGCATCAAGCGTTGCGAGACAATGACATTCGGCCAGTTCGTCGCGGCCTATGAGGACATCGTTCGACGCGCCCGTGACGGCAAGCTGACCGCCGAAGACTTTGCTGGCGTGACGATTTCGCTGACGAACCCCGGCACCATCGGCACCGTGCACTCGGTGCCGCGGCTGATGGCGGGTCAGGGCGCGATCATCGGCGTGGGCGCCATGGAATATCCCGCCGAATTCCAGGGCGCCAGCCCGGAGCGCATCGCCGAGTTGGGCGTCGGGAAACTCATCACGCTCACCTCGACCTACGACCACCGCATCATCCAGGGCGCGGAATCGGGCGACTTCCTGCGCACCATCCACGAACTGATCCTTTCCGACGACTTCTGGGACGACCTGTTCCGCGAGATGGGCGTGCCGTACCTGCCGATCCGGTGGAGCACCGACAACCCCGACTCGATCGTCGACAAGAACGCCCGCGTTATGGAGTTGATCGCGGCGTACCGCAACCGCGGCCACCTGATGGCCGACATCGACCCGCTCGGGTTGGACAAGACCAGGTTCCGCAGCCACCCCGACCTCGAGGTGCAGACCCACGGGCTGACGCTGTGGGACCTCGATCGGGTGTTCAAGGTCAACGGTTTCGGCGGCTGGGACTACCGCAAGCTGCGCGATATCCTCGGGCTGCTGCGCGACGCCTACTGCCGGCACATCGGTGTCGAGTACACCCACATCCTCGACCCCGAGCAGCTGGCCTGGCTCGAAGAGCGGGTCGAGACCAAGCATGTCAAGCCGACGGTGGCGCAGCAGAAGTACATCTTGAGTAAGCTCAACGCGGCCGAGGCGTTCGAGACGTTCTTGCAGACGAAATACGTTGGCCAGAAGCGGTTCTCACTTGAAGGCGCGGAAAGCACCATCCCGCTGATGGACGCCGCGATCGACCAGTGCGCCGAGCACGGGCTCGACGAAGTAGTGATCGGCATGCCGCACCGCGGCCGGCTCAACGTGTTGGCCAACATCGTCGGTAAGCCCTATTCGCAGATCTTCAGCGAGTTCGAGGGCAACCTGAATCCCGCCCAGGCCCACGGCTCCGGCGACGTGAAATACCACCTGGGCGCCACCGGTGTGTATCTACAGATGTTCGGCGACAACGACATTCAGGTCTCTCTGACGGCGAACCCGTCGCACCTCGAAGCGGTGGACCCGGTGCTGGAGGGCTTGGTCCGCGCCAAGCAGGACCTGCTGGACAAGGGCGAGGGCGAACGCGGCAACTCGGTGGTGCCGATGATGCTGCACGGTGACGCCGCCTTCGCCGGCCAGGGAGTGGTCGCCGAGACGCTGAACCTGGCCAAGCTTCCCGGCTACCGGGTCGGGGGCACGATCCACATCATCGTCAACAACCAGATCGGTTTCACCACCGCGCCGGAGTATTCGCGGTCCAGCGAGTACTGCACCGATGTCGCGAAAATGATTGGCGCGCCGATCTTCCACGTCAACGGTGACGATCCCGAGGCGTGCGTCTGGGTCGCGAGGCTGGCCGTCGACTTCCGCCAGAAATTCAAGAAGGACGTCATCATCGACATGCTGTGCTACCGCCGCCGCGGGCACAACGAGGGCGACGATCCGTCGATGACGAACCCGTACATGTACGACGTCGTCGACGTCAAGCGCGGCGTCCGTAAGACCTACACCGAAGCGCTCATCGGTCGCGGCGACATTTCGATGAAAGAGGCCGAGGACGCACTGCGCGACTATCAGGGCCAGCTCGAGCGGGTCTTCAACGACGTCCGCGAATTAGAGAAGCACGGTGTGCAGCCGAGCATGTCGGTGGAGGCCAACCAGATGCTGGCCGCCGGTCTGGACACCGCGGTGGACAAGGCACTGCTGGCCCGCATTGGTGACGCATTCCTCGCTCTGCCAGAGGGATTCGCCGCGCACCCACGTGTCACGCCGGTGCTGGAAAGGCGCCGCGAGATGGCCTACGAGGGCAAGATCGACTGGGCCTTCGGTGAGTTGCTGGCGCTGGGTTCGCTGGTCGCCGAGGGGAAGTTGGTCCGGCTGTCCGGCCAGGACACTCGTCGCGGGACGTTCTCCCAACGGCATTCGGTGATCATCGACCGACACACCGGCGCGGAGTTCACCCCACTGCAGTTGCTGACGGTCGACAAGGAGGGCAACCCGACCGGCGGCAAATTCATGGTGTTCGACTCGCCGCTCTCGGAGTACGCCGCAGTCGGATTCGAATACGGTTACACGGTCGGCAACCCCGATGCTTTGGTGTTGTGGGAGGGCCAGTTCGGCGACTTCGTCAACGGAGCGCAGTCGATCATCGACGAGTTCATCAGCTCCGGCGAAGCCAAGTGGGGCCAGCTGTCCAGTGTGGTGCTGTTGCTGCCACACGGTCACGAAGGCCAAGGGCCCGACCACACCTCCGGTCGCATCGAGCGCTTCCTGCAGCTGTGGGCGGAGGGCTCGATGACGATCGCGGTGCCCTCGACGCCGGCCAACTACTTCCACCTGCTGCGCCGTCACGCCCTCGATGGTGTGCAGCGCCCGCTGATCGTGTTCACCCCGAAGTCGATGCTGCGCAACAAGGCCGCGGTGAGCGACATCAAGGAATTCACCGAGGATCGATTCCACTCGGTGCTCGAGGAGCCCACCTACTCCGAGGGCATTGGTGATCGCGGCAAGGCGACGCGAATGTTGTTGACCAGCGGCAAGCTTTACTACGAGCTGGCCGCTCGTAAGGCCAAGGAAAACCGCGACGACGTCGCGATCGTGCGTATCGAGCAGCTGGCGCCGCTGCCCTTCCACCGGCTTCAGGAAACGCTGGACCGCTACGAAAACGTCAACCAGTATTTCTGGGTGCAGGAAGAGCCGGCCAACCAGGGCGCCTGGCCGCGTTTCGGCCTGGAGCTCCCCGAGCTGTTCCCGGACAGACTGGTTGGCATCAAACGGATTTCACGCCGCGCCATGTCGGCGCCCTCGTCGGGCTCGTCGAAAGTGCACGCCGTCGAGCAACAGGAGATCCTGGACGAGGCGTTCGGCTGAGTTTCTCGTGCTCGTCAGGGGCACATGAACGCGAAAGGCGGGCACACGAAAGTGCCCGGGGGAAGCGGCCCCTCCCGGTATCCGCCACCGTCCAGCACCGAGATTTGGTGAAACTCGTGACACACGTTCGTGTCCCACGTCTTGGCCAAATCCTGGACCTGCGAATACACCGGGTCGCCGGGACACCACGTACCGTGGCAAACCGGGTCGCACCTGACGTCGGCCCGCGCTGTGCCGGCCACCG
This genomic stretch from Mycobacterium paraterrae harbors:
- a CDS encoding TM0106 family RecB-like putative nuclease, producing MADDSVIYSASDLASAARCEYALLREFDAKLGWGQRVSVTAELLERTATLGDEHEQRRLDHLREEHEGEVAVIGRPFPFTVDNITAAATQTRRKLDADAPVIYQAAMFDGRFVGFADFLVLRDGRYQVSDTKLARSAKVTALLQIAAYADALSQAGVPVHPEAELILGSGAAVTYQIDELIPVYREQRARLQRLLDEHYAGGQAVRWEDDGIRACFRCPVCEEQVRATDDLLLVAGLRVSQRAKLIDAGLTTVAELAEHTGPVAGMSARAVAALVAQARLQVRERDTGTPQFEVADPQPLTLLPNPDPGDLFFDFEGDPLWTADGVDWGLEYLFGVLEGGKAPAFHPLWAHDRRAERKALVEFLALVAKRRKRFPNMHVYHYAAYEKTALLRLAGRHGVGEDAVDDLLRSGTLVDLYPVVRKSIRTGSESLSLKALEPLYMGSRLRSGDVTNAADSITQYARYTELRGNGNLDEAAAVLKEIEGYNQYDCESTRELRDWLLIQAFENGVTPIGAQPVGDGGAIEAADQIAEKLQKFSGDPTTGNRSREQTAVALMSAARGFHRREDKPFWWAHFDRLNYPVDEWADQTDVFIVSEADIAVDWNQPPRARKMQRRVQLTGELARGALNAKVFALYEPPAPPGLSDNPDRRAAGHAEVVEYDDPTVPTSVVICERTPSDGNTFQQMPFALTPGGPVNTKPLREAIETATAAVAAGLPQLPQTAVFDILQRRPPRTRSGKALPRSGDTITDITAALRDLEASYVAVHGPPGTGKTYTAARVITRLVTDHGWRIGVVAQSHAVVENLLQGTITAGIDPSRVAKKGDRPGAAWQQISEHDYSPFVTGTPGCVIGGTAWDFANPGRVPPASLDLLVIDEAGQFCLANTIAVAASAKNLLLLGDPQQLPQVSQGTHPEPVDGSALGWLVEEHRTLPTERGYFLDRTHRMHPAVCAPVSALAYEGRLQPYDKVTAARRLDGYPPGVHVLRVAHEGNATESPEEAEAIAGLIMSLVGRAWTTEEGTRPLTPADVLVLAPYNAQVVLLRQHLAAAGLGDVRVGTVDKFQGAEAPVAIASMTASSVDDLPRGMSFLLNRNRLNVAISRAQYAAVIVRADALTEYLPSAPSGLVELGAFLALSGPKT
- a CDS encoding MFS transporter is translated as MTTATARQRRGDGPPPAQRAGEVNPWHALWAMMVGFFMILLDSTIVAVANPSIMVKLGTSYDTVIWVTSAYLLAYAVPLLVAGRLGDRFGPKNLYLIGLAVFTAASLWCGLSSTIGMLITARVAQGIGAAVMSPQTLSLITRIFPVERRGVAMSLWGATAGVATLVGPLAGGVLVDSMGWAWIFFVNVPIGIIGLGLAFWLIPDLSTSKHRFDLIGVALSGIGMFLIVFSLQEGQSHDWAPWIWAVLVAGVGFMTAFVYWQSISKIEPLIPLDIFRVRDFSLCNAAAVVIAFAATGMILPLMFYAQAVCGLSPTRSALLTAPMAITSGVLAPLAGKLVDRSHPRPVVGFGFSALAIGLTWLSIVMKASTPIWELVLPFFALGVAMAFIWAPITATATRNLPQRFAGASSGVFNATRQVGAVLGSAGMASFMTSRITAALGPMADGGSAPPGGPGGNLEMPPFLRVPFADAMSQSMLLPAFVALFGIVAAVFLVGGAGPAGDDEPTPRADGPDAPARRVRVRPSAADGFASGPDGYRDGFDDDDDYVEYTLSPAPNAAPPRRKLTPAESWRGQLDDMTATTEIQPIGLVGNGFHDDEGRSRTQDYRPPDQRRPDPDEAFFDDIDTYGGSRFHDTRVDDYGRQPPDGPRRRPRS
- a CDS encoding multifunctional oxoglutarate decarboxylase/oxoglutarate dehydrogenase thiamine pyrophosphate-binding subunit/dihydrolipoyllysine-residue succinyltransferase subunit gives rise to the protein MSSISSPFGQNEWLVEEMYRKYRDDPSSVDPSWHEFLADYNPESTNETPAEVKPAAPPPATSPQPPAAPPQPTPAVATAASGNGARTTAQPAPQAPAPKPSGPPPAEGDELQVLRGAAAAVVKNMSQSLDLPTATSVRAIPAKLMIDNRVVINNQLKRTRGGKVSFTHILGYALVQALKSFPNMNRHYAEIDGKPNAVTPAHINLGLAIDLQGKDGKRALVVAGIKRCETMTFGQFVAAYEDIVRRARDGKLTAEDFAGVTISLTNPGTIGTVHSVPRLMAGQGAIIGVGAMEYPAEFQGASPERIAELGVGKLITLTSTYDHRIIQGAESGDFLRTIHELILSDDFWDDLFREMGVPYLPIRWSTDNPDSIVDKNARVMELIAAYRNRGHLMADIDPLGLDKTRFRSHPDLEVQTHGLTLWDLDRVFKVNGFGGWDYRKLRDILGLLRDAYCRHIGVEYTHILDPEQLAWLEERVETKHVKPTVAQQKYILSKLNAAEAFETFLQTKYVGQKRFSLEGAESTIPLMDAAIDQCAEHGLDEVVIGMPHRGRLNVLANIVGKPYSQIFSEFEGNLNPAQAHGSGDVKYHLGATGVYLQMFGDNDIQVSLTANPSHLEAVDPVLEGLVRAKQDLLDKGEGERGNSVVPMMLHGDAAFAGQGVVAETLNLAKLPGYRVGGTIHIIVNNQIGFTTAPEYSRSSEYCTDVAKMIGAPIFHVNGDDPEACVWVARLAVDFRQKFKKDVIIDMLCYRRRGHNEGDDPSMTNPYMYDVVDVKRGVRKTYTEALIGRGDISMKEAEDALRDYQGQLERVFNDVRELEKHGVQPSMSVEANQMLAAGLDTAVDKALLARIGDAFLALPEGFAAHPRVTPVLERRREMAYEGKIDWAFGELLALGSLVAEGKLVRLSGQDTRRGTFSQRHSVIIDRHTGAEFTPLQLLTVDKEGNPTGGKFMVFDSPLSEYAAVGFEYGYTVGNPDALVLWEGQFGDFVNGAQSIIDEFISSGEAKWGQLSSVVLLLPHGHEGQGPDHTSGRIERFLQLWAEGSMTIAVPSTPANYFHLLRRHALDGVQRPLIVFTPKSMLRNKAAVSDIKEFTEDRFHSVLEEPTYSEGIGDRGKATRMLLTSGKLYYELAARKAKENRDDVAIVRIEQLAPLPFHRLQETLDRYENVNQYFWVQEEPANQGAWPRFGLELPELFPDRLVGIKRISRRAMSAPSSGSSKVHAVEQQEILDEAFG